Below is a genomic region from Zea mays cultivar B73 chromosome 9, Zm-B73-REFERENCE-NAM-5.0, whole genome shotgun sequence.
ttgatacttagaacctaaaactctatcccctgccctttgaactcctttactgactccggaaaccctaagttctcggagttccgtgaaggaaagttgtattcaagacttagataataaatctttattatctttgcactctcatgagcattacatggcattcattcttatatatacctatatggttatatttagaaaacgaagaagagattgaagtgaccgaagagaagacaccaccaccttcgaaaTCTCAGgctggaaattgtttctacttcgatatctgtgggtccgagcctgactcacctactaacgaaggcaagccctggtgcatttgccaccttccttgatgtttttaaaatctttctcacttgcttgctgcattaggtgataggagtttaattgcttaaacaattcctgcattaccttccttgaacttgattaccttccttgaaaccctgttttacaaaaaggttttactatgcttagtattgctctagaaaaacaaaaggatttgttttacaaaagatgtttggcaaagtgggtggatgttttcgaaaataaaatttgatggtggatccatcatggccatgatgggttcaacatcggaaaagatgtacctctgccaggtaccaagatttgggtttaaatgattaagttgagaccgggcgggtgacttgcacgagaaaggagtctcggtgtagtgtctccgtctgagtcgattaaggaccgtctcgatgtaggcttgatgaccgaggaccctttaactggtcacatgcctcgtcatgggtaagccttgcctcgggcagactaaggccagaataagataacatgaaatgggcgtggagcggtggcgggagtagcgtgtaccctccgtagcaagaggctggacggtggtgtatctgtgctctcggtttgcgtgaaccagatctggtcttaagaaccccggtggcgggttgacatatgcaagggttaagtgctacatatgtcgtgtgattggagatcctcagttgagtataatcgattcggatcgccgtaccttcgcggttatgaagacttggtcactgacttacacgtagcactccactaaagatgatggtttgttaagaaattggctagtgcaggacaagtgactgaactagggtagaaagaactctagttgcaggtaattttacttaacttgacaaataaaactggatttttaaggatccactttagtaagcatttctgcaaaacagagtctttgattattgaaaagccttaccttgactcccttaaccagcatacccttgagagtcttttctttagtcgggtaagacttgctgagtaattccatactcagggtttatccctccatTGTTTTTAGgttaggaagcgacaaatttttgttgcttctgctctaaggtggtgccaaaagaagaacacaaggaatgaagtgcgggaggacatggatcctccattaggactttttgtttaaaactatcgggaggagtttttacctcccttggtattgtaataatattactctgcactcctaggataactctggtctgtaataagtaacttgatcttacattctaaataaatgtaagtttatgtaatcgcttccgcatttctatatctctgatgttctgtaatgtctgcaagacgggtgaaacgttcctggaaaggtaagaaagaagataccgaacttgtcaagtgatttaggaacatctacagggttgcctgatgtctgttggacaaggacaactgtaggtggacctaattacttgggaggttccgtcacaaatgTATTCATGCAACCATTGATTGAAGAGTTCAAAGAGCTATGGGTAGGGGTAAAGGCTTATGATGGTCATCTAAAACGTGAATTTACCTTACGTGTTGTATATTTGTGGTCAATTCATGATTTGCCTGCATATGGTATTTGGTCTGGCTGGTGTGTCCACGGTCGACTGTGTTGTCCCATATGCATGGGGGACACACAAGCATATCGATTGGAGCATGGTAAAAAGGTCTCATTCTTTGATTGTCATCGACAGTTTCTTCCATCCAATAACTCGTTTCGAAATGATACGAAGTCATTTAGAAGAGGCATAAAAGTTAAAGATGGTCCACCAAAACGTTTAATGGGTGAAGATATCCTGATACAACATCGTGCCCTTCAAAGGGCTGCAGAAGGTCATGAGTTTGAAGGCTATGGTCAAGATCACAACTGGACTCATATTTCTTTTCTCTGGGAACTTCCGTATGCGAAGGTATTGATTTTACCACACAACATagatttgatgcaccaagagcgcaatgttgctgaaagcatcataagcatgtgtctaaacattaagggtaaaacaaaagacaacatcAATGCCAGGAAAGATTTAGCTAATCTTTGCGATCGCCCTAGCCTTGAGGTCAAATTAAATCCTAATGGAAAGGAGAGGACACCACGAGCTCCATACTGTCTAAAGCTGGAAGAGCGAAAAGAAGTATTTCAATGGTTGAAAATGTTGAAGTTTCCAGACCGCTATGCAGCTAACATAAAACGTACTGTTAACCTCGACACTAATAAATTAAATGGTTTGAAGGCTCACGATTACCATATTTTGATGGAAAGACTTATGCTGGTAATGTTCCGTGGCTATTTGAAGCCTCCTATGTGGAAGATGATTGCTGAACTTAGTTACATATATAGACATATATGTGCTAAGCATATCTCAAAGAAATTGATGATTCAATTTGAGAAACAAATCGCGGTGCTTGTATGCAAGATGGAAAAAGTATTTCCGCCTGGATTTatgaatgtgatgcaacatttgcTAGTGCACTTACCTTATGAAGCATTGGTAGGAGGACCAGTGCAGTTCCGATGGATGTATAGTCAAGAAAGAGAATTGAAAAAACTTAGAGCTACCGTGCGGAACAAAGCAAGGGTTGAGGGGTGTATCGCAGAGGGCTTTGCAGCTAAAGAGATCACAATCTTCTCAAGTCAGTATTTATCACACACTAACAACGTGAATGCTCAGTCAACACGGTATCATACTAAAGAAGAAGGTCCTTCGACCGACCTTAGTGTTTTTCTCTGGAAGGGGAAAGGGGTCGAGGCTTCTACTGCACATTATGTTGACATAAGAGAGCGTAATTTCACCATGCTCTACTTGTACACCAACATGGAGGAACTTGATCCAtactttgaaatgtttgattCCATATATTTAGCTGGCCACAAACCTACACCAAAGGAACTGGATAATCTACGTATGAAAGGGATGAATGGAGGTCCATGTTTCGTTGAATGGTTCCACGAGCATGTAATTATCTCTTTATAATTTTCCTTTGTGTACTTAGTTTGCACATATGACTTGCTATTTACCTATATCTTTTTTTCTGCTCTATGTAGTGTAAGAAACTTGACTCTCTAGTCTCGGATGATTTGCGATAGATATCACATGGTCAGTTGAAAGCAAGAAAATATAGCCGCTATGATattaatggataccgttttcgaacATCAAAATTAGAAAAAATCCGCCCGCAGGCAGCCATGACAAACTGTGGAGTAGTAGCAACTGCCACAAATGCAGACGGAGGCACTCATGACTATTATGGTGTTCTTCAAGACATAACGGAGTACACTCTTGGTGGGGCCAAAGAGTTCATGTTTGTGTTATTTGATTGTGAATGGTTTGATCCTCAATAAACGCGAGAGGATGAATTTGGAATTGTGGAGGTAAAGCATGAATCGCTATTTAAAGGCAGCGATTATAGCAATGTTGTGTTTGCACATCAAGCGCAACAGGTGTACTATCTAACATATCCTCATGAAAACTTGAAGTCTTGTTGGGTTGTATACAAAATTAATCCTAAAGTCCATCCGTTACGATATGATTATTACAACATAAATAACGAAGATGATGATTCTGTTAATATTTATCAAGAAGAAGGCGATCAGTCAGAAAATAGAGAATTTACTATATCTGAGGATTTAGGGCTCAATGAAGTAGCTAGCCTCGCCATAGATTTGATGGCAGAAGAACCAGGTCCTTCTAGGGCAAGGACTCGTAAGTCACAGAGAATTCTTGAAAAATAACAAAGACTTGAAATAATTGAGCAGCACGTTGCTGAAGCAGATTCTGATGCCGATGATTTTTGAAAAGTATATATATTTAAATTCTTGTATATGCATTCCTATTTCAATACTAAAAGTATATATATTTAAATTCTTGTAATGAAATTTGTGCAGATGATGAGGGTCATGGACAAGCTCAAAGGGAAGAAGCGCGGAGACCGTGGTGACTCCTCGAGGTCACGGTCGACTAGGGGTTCAGGTGGTGGGGATACATCCTCTATGTTGTTCCAGGTATTTAAtttgttttattttcttttcttctacGTATACATCGAGTACTTGATATATCTCATTATTGATTATGTTTGTAGGGCTCTACAGCGTCAAGGCAACGGCTAGAGCAGCTCCTTGGTTGCATGGAGGAGCAGGGGCGCGAAGTGGCAAGCCATAGTGCACCTGGGCAAGAGCGCGAGGTGGCAGGCCATAGTGCACTTGGGCAAGAGCGCGATGTGGCAGGCCACAATGCACTTGAGCCAGAGCGTGAGGCGATAGGCTCAAGTGGACCTATGCTAGAGCAGGACCACAATGCATTTGAGCAAGCGCGCGAGGCGGCAGAGCACAATGCACCTAGGCAGGAGGACGAGCTGGCACGCCAAGGTTCACCGATGCGTGATGATGATGACTATGATGGAGAGGCCGATGACGAGGTTGTTACAACGACACAGGCAACGAACTTCAGGTAATTTTATTTTGACGAGAAGTTCTATTTTTTGTTGGATTGATATTATTACCAGTGCACAATTTAGAATTTTGTAGGTTTCGGCGGTCCCTTAGAGTTCCACCGACACAACCCTTGGACCAACGTAGGGTCATAAACCCTGCAGAAGAGAGGAGCTGGGTGGAGGTGGCATGGAGTGGCAAAGGTCACCGGACACCAGTTAACACAGTGCTGGGATCTATAGCTCGTTTTCACTATCCAGGGGTGGTACAATTCAACGGGACAGAGATAGGGGCGTATCACTGGGCTCACTGGGGCCTCAAACCATATGGACCCAACCGTACTCACCAAGACGCAATGTGGTCATCGTTTTGGGTGAGTTTATTATGTCTTTTAAATTTACTTACCGTGGGCGTATATAAATGAATTTAATTGCTTCTTCATTTTGCAGGAACAATTTAGATTGGATGAAACAGCGAACGAAGAACATGCAAAACGTGTATTCCACAATGCTGCTAGAAAAGTTATAAATGGTTCAATGTCAGATGCACGGGTCAAAGCTGTTACCGTGTACTTCAAGAAAGTGAAGGGTCAAAGAATGACCAACAAGCAGGCATGTGAAATCCACTTGACAGCTGAGGAGTACAAACAAAGTGAAGTGGACTGGCTCACTGCTCATCCTGAAGCTTGGGTCAAGCTCTACGAGTACTGGGCCTCAGATGAGTACAAAGTGATTTCAGATAGAAATCGTTTGAACCGGAAGAGCAAACCAGGCCTGCATCGATTTGGAGCAGATGGATTTATTGGGAAATCACAACGAATGGTATGACGAGCTAAGTAACATTTAGTCTTTTTCCCTCTGACAAATTTGTATATTTCATTATGTCTCTTACTGCAGGAGGCTCGTGATGGTGTTGAACCCCGATTCATTGACGTTTACATGGAGGGACACTGAGGTCCAGATCCAGAGCATCCAGAAGTTTTATGTGACGACAGCGCGACAGAAAAGTTGGTAGGTGTAAATAATAACTATCTATTCGTAATTAACTTGTGACTCTTTTATAATTAACATAAATTGTTTTGTAGACTCGTTATGCCGAGGAGGTTAGGAGGAAAGCAGGAGACGATGATCTAGACTGGAGGGAGGCACCTTTCGATCCGGATGCAGCATATGTTGCTGGTGGTGGGCTACCACATGGGAGGTATGATAAGATCAAAGTTGTGATATATAAAAACTATTGGTTCATAACTTGTGATGTTTCTAGGTTGGGGATCGGTGATGGGGTTGTGAGTCACGATAGCTTTGGTCGTCGGTCTGTTTCCTCGGTGGGGAGTAGATCTCGAACTTCAACTTCGAGGGAATCATAGCTTGATGAGCAactaagacaacaacaacaacaagttcaacaactatctcaacaagttcagatGATGCAGGGAATGCTGATGCAGGTAATAATTTTAGTAATCCACCATTCATTCGATTTTCAGATGCATTTAGGATGGATTTAcgtttagcactgtttgacctttctaaaggTCAAATCTTGTGTATAGTGCTCAAGCTTATTTTATTTGCATATGTATAGTGCTCAGATGGGATCTCCAATGGGACCCCAGTTCACCCATCCGTCATAATCTGGACAAACCCCAAACACCAACGAAACACAGGTATAGTTTTGTAGTATATTTACTTTAATTTACAATTATAATCATGCATAGTTTTATTTGGTTATAGGGTTCTGAGACCGGACAAGGAAACCCACAGATGGACATTCAGTGGTCGATGCCTCCTAGAGGACAGATTCTTCCTCCTCCACAACCAGGTATGGGATATTGGCCGCCACCACCATGGGGATATCCTACACATCCAATGGGGCCTTGGGGACGCCCCCCATGGCCAACACAGCCACTTCCATCACCAGTGGTACGTTCCTAAATTTAATGCTAGTTGATTTCAATGCTAGTTGATTTCCTCCTAAATAAACTAAGTCTAGATTGGTTTTATCGTTTAGCTTTAGTCACTTTTAGAGGGGGGCCACAGTGGACCATTTTCCTAGTGATTTCTGATGGTAATCAGTCAGTTCCTCAACAGTTTTTACTAATAACACATCTGCTACCATAATCAGTCAGTTCCTAGTGATTTCTGTGTCGTTGTGCTTTCAATCTGTTGACTGGTGCCTAGTGATCGCGGTGGCATGTAGCGCCCCGGCTTGTCCCGCTCACGCTTCACAGCCTGCTTGTCCTGAGCTGCTGAGCCCACTACAGTAGTGAGATTTATTAGCCCCTGTACAAAGGATGATAACCTGATTATGAATGTATTGATCGTTGATCAATGAAGCCTTCATTAATAGACGTTCAAATTTTCTGATATGTTCTTGGAAATTTTACTGATGCCTGCACATGAAATTTTGAAACCTTTTAATTCTCTGCCAAGATATAGATAGGCAAGTCACCAGTGCAAGATAGGCTTCCTTCCTATTGTTCTAGATAATGGAAGTAATCTAATAGTCTCAAGTaaagaaggaaaaaggtaaaaagaTTGATATTTTACACTAGGAAGTTGACACATCTAGATTTTCCTTCTCACATGACTTATGGCTCGATCTAATCAATCTGCATAGATCTACCATTCCTTTGGCAGCCTTGCACTATAGTTGTGCTCTTGCATCTGTAGCAGTAAAATTTCTGTTGGAACTCGATGCATGGTGGTGTCCACACTCCACACATACCGAATAGAGAATCAATAGAACCATAGATGTAGCAAATGAAAGAAACGAACATTCATATCCACTTGACTGGAGTTGTCTATGAACTATTAAACTCACACATCGAATTGAGTAACCATGAAGTCAAACGAGCCCCTCTGGCATGACACTTATGTGCTTGGTTCGTGATTAATGTTGTACTTCAAATCATTAGATATTTTCAGGCTGGTGCATATATATGTCAGTTATATTCAGAATGCTCACTTTTTCTACTCTTTCACATCATGATAGTTCAAATTTACTCTTTCTACGAATATTATTGTCAAAAAGTTCCACTTTGTAAACGTGTCTATGTCCAAAGTGACTTGCATTTGACATATATATGAGAACCAACCATGCTGATGTGGGTAGCTGCTCAATCAGCTTGTGGTTACTAAACAAACACTCTGAAGTTGATACATTTGCCAGATTCTCTCTTATGGGTGTGTGTTGTTTTTTTGGGACCTTATTAATTAGTGTTGTTGGCAGGTAGGGTGCTGATATCTAGTTTTAGTTGGCATTTATTTTAGTTAGCCTTTTGTTTTGGGCTACTGAAGCTGATTGAATTATATTTGTTCAGGTGGGTGGTGGGTGTTGGAACAGTACTATTTTGTCATAAGTACATACTATGCAGTGTATTGCCAAAGCGTGGTTGATGcttgaagtattctcaaagcacaGCATATATATTCATATTTTGTAGGTAGCATAGTTGTCTGTTGTCTGGCATATAAGCATAATTTACCACGAAGCTATAGTTCAAAACCTTATGGATTATTTAccacgaagctccaaagtcagtcacaatcactgaaattcagacttagataATAGTccaaatctgaaaattcagaattcAGCCAACACCACTTTGAACCACCTTTACTCCTAGTAGCATATGATTTTAGGGCATCCCACCGAATAAAGTTTGTTCTCCTATAGTCACTCTACAAGTTTGATATAACAATCTTTTACTAAAAGTCCATAGTTTAAAAGTTACAGGGGTCCAAAAACGGCTAAACAAAACTATTCTGTGCTGAATTCAAATTCCCCCAATTCTGAACTTTTGCAATTTACTCCAAACTTTTGCACATAGCTTGGAAATCTCCAAATAAGAAACTTGTTCACTTTTCCAAGCTCCACAACTTTGATATATGGACTTTTAGCAAAACATAGCTAGATCTTGAAATCCACTTTTGGGCAACTTTAGTGTTTCATTTGAGATTGTTTTTCTCCAGTCAAGCCTCTCATCTTTTGTCCATCATTTAAAGGTAAAGTTGCCCTTTAACTCAAGGCCCAACTTTGATACATAGTTCCCATGGCCAAAGCATCTTTAGCTTAGGAGCGGTTTACTTGCACTTGATCTCTCATTAGCTTAGTGTTGTGAGAGCTGTTTTGTTGTGACATGCTTTGGACTGTTAGGTGGCTGAATTGTGAATTTTTAGATTTGGAATAGCGTCTAAGTCTGAATTTCCAAAGTAGTTTCTTGGATAGTTAACATCACGGATCCTTTGCACGATGCATCATTTTAAATAACACGGTGCTGCGTCTTGAAATGAAGTTTGTTTTCACTCTCATGTTCATGCACAAATATGGAAGCCATATtttgtgtttatcatgctttcctatatctttgtgtacatgtgatttaatgccagttgtgtatttatgagaattttggtttattttgtaggattccggctctcatcaagtgactcctccccaTCACATTGACTTTGCGGAtagatgtctcaattctagtggtggagctacgaacaacaatctgatgtcctgatcgagagcgatggagctaatgtttgaacttgtgtgaatttgtgaacttatgtatttggacttatgtgaatttgcgaacttatatatttggacttatgtgaatttgtgatatgaacatatatcaatgtgtttgaaatatgtattgtatgtgatatattgtgttgcatgtgatattatgtgtgtctaatttttcatttctgtattttttatttttttctggaaaagggttacttaaggttaagaacgtgggtacccacgttcttaaggtaccgtcgaacttaatgggcagccctcgccgacccacgcaggacccataagttcgacgaccacgtggccccgtcgaacttaaatgtaagaatgtgggtgccgtcgaacttatgggaaaaaattcgATGGCCCTGTCGAACTTAAaaccccacgttcttaaccttaagttcgacggtacccacgttcttaaccttaagaacgtgggggccgtcgaacttacttctttaagttcgtccaaaaatcgtcgtcggctatattcgtgggtaaacccacgttcttatggtaagttcgacggcctattacattaagttcgatggtttttcacccacgttctttaaccagtttcttgtagtgaatAGCCATTGTTTTCGTAGCATTTCTCAATTGagctccaccaacatcatcaagattatcattttcatcttgagacccatttgtttcatcaaactcaacatcgtatgcttcttcaataataccatgagtcttgttgaaaactctataagccttgctatttgatgaatattcaagtagaaaaccctcatcacatttcttctcaaatttagagagcCGACTTCCCTTTCTAaaaatatagcatttgcaaccgaatactctaaaatatgagatatttggctttctaccaatgagcaattcatagggagttttcttcaagagcttgtgacaatatggCCTATTTGATGCGTGACAAGCGATGTTTATGgcttcggcccaataagaatccgacacattatattccgctagtatagacctagccatatcaatgagagtcatattcttcctttcaacaataccattttgttccggagtatatttggaagaaaattcatgttttaatacccttgtcatcacaatattcatcaattctagcatttttgaattccgacccattatcacttctaactttcttgatatcaaaatcaaattggttttgagccaatatagcaaatgacttgaatgtttcaaacacattagatttatcccgaagaaaataaacccaagtgaatctagaataatcatccacaatcacaaggcaataggaattaccgccaatactcacaaaagatgttggtccaaataaatccatgtgaagtaattccaaaggtcgatgagtagacatttgactcttatttggatgagtatttgccacttgcttcccggcttgacaagagctacataatttgttcttctcaaatttcacatctttcaagccacggactaagtcatgtttggttaaacgattgagttgcttcattccaacatgaccaagtcttctatgccataaccaacctagtgaagcctttgagaataagcaagttgtgagctttgcctcactggatgagaaatcaacaagataaaaatTTTCATATCTAaagcctttaaacttaagattgctaccatcaacactagagataataacatcatcaacggtaaaattgcaactaaatcctaaatcacataattgagctacagatagtaaattaaaattcaaagactcaaccaagagcacatttgatatggaatgatcattcgaaatagcaattttacccaaacctttaacctttcctttgcgattatctccaaatgtgatactatcataacttGAGCAATCTTCCacactcatttgggtgaacattttcatatctccggtcatgtgttgagtgcatccactatccaacacccaatgattccctcccgccttgtagttcacctacaaaaggaaatcaatctcttttaggtacccaaacttgcttgggtccttggatgttagtgaccaaggtctttggcacccaaatggctttcttcttattgccaacaattgaagtaccaacaaatttagcatgaacaccttttgcattatgacaaagaacataacaatgctcaaaacaagtggaggatacattcttgagcttaggacaattcttcttgatatgtcccttcttgtgacacttgtgacacactttgtcacattctttcacaaacaatgtcttttgctttacaaaagcattctttcctttcttgagaacatatccaagaccctcaCGATTAAGTGAACACCGTTGACtttccaatatgaaatccaatttagcctttccaTCATATGCCTTCTCTAGATCATGGGTTAGAGCATTCACTCTCTCTACtaatacttcattctcaacaataatttgtgATTCATCAtgagcaatattatcattcacAAGAGAAATTTtgtatttatcacaaatagagttagtaggttgtggttcacctcactactacagatcatgctatatgagacggttaattttcaTATATTAAGACGCTTATAAAGTGTCCAAttttgatggagtcgcaaaagatgtcccacatttaagatggttataaaccgtcttaaaagatattatataagacagtttttaatttataaccgtctgaaaaaagtatttgtttaagtcattttgtccgataaactgtcttgaattaggtttttttaagacactgcttctaaagaaccatagagaatacaaacattaaaagtcataaagtatttatcaaaccGTCTCGAACATCCTACAATAATAGACGATTACAATaggaaaaccatcttatttaggtgactaataatggacgttttagaaatcgtcttatttaggagaatgatattagacattttggtgaccgtcttattaagatttaaacgggtgaccgtcttattaagatttaaaTGAAATGACTTACACGGTagtacattcttcaatttataatcatttgTTCAGACATCacgttataataatttgaaagagaaatatacatacacatatattgaacaacattataattaatataatataaataagtacCATTCAATATATCATAAATAAACATTGTCAAACAAgacatacataagtgtactctaaatctaaaCTAAAATACAATTGTTTGCATTAATGTTAAGCCTAACTTTATATGAATTCAAGTCTCCACACTTTTGCGACCACCAAATTTGAATTCCATTCTATGTTTTCCTGTACAACAAATAGGAGAAAACTAGACATAGCATGCAAAAAACTCCAAGCAGCACGTCGATGACCTCGAAGATGCCCTTGTGCTTCTCCCAGTTCTTGATCACTCCTACACGCCCGGTGTTCCTCCCGCCGGTCACCATGACCACGTTGTCGATGTCAAACTGAACAGACCTCCCGTTGCAGAGCTTGAACTGCACACAAACCAATAGAAAAGCAGTGAGCATTTCACAGACGTACTATGAAAGGGCATGGGAATTTCTAGTGATGTAACTGTATAGATAGATAGAGCAACATCTATTAATAGTCCTAACGATTGTAGCACATGACATTTTCAATGCAAGACTTTCATGCACACATCATATATGGACTGTATAGCAAGGATAAGGTACACAGATCTACTAATGAAAAACAGCAACCTCACACAGCTACCAAGATCATCATGCTCAACTAGAACAATGAGAGATGATGTGTAAGAGAATTGAGCTAACCTTGGCATCCTCATCCCTGATTGGGTGAAGACGGAAGCAGCCTGTAGTTCTTGTTTGTCTTAGGGATGGAAATGACATCTGCCAAAAAAATGACACCACAAATCAGCAACCAAAATAGGTGTATATGTATCTTTATGCATTAATAGAGATATAGGCATACCCATGAACCCAGCAGGGTAGGTCTTGTCAGTCCTGACCTTGCCATCAACAAGTACATGGCGTTGCAAATTCATGTATGCTATGAGCTGAATATATAACATCAAATATGAAAAATCTAAAACAGACATACATGTCCAATCATCTACAGTATTACTCATTCATGCACAAGCTGCTTGTTCCAGTAATGCTCTTTCGTGCACAAGTTGCTTGTTCCTGTTCATGCATATTATTTGATGGACGGACTCAGGTAGCAGCAGTGCCAACTCACCAGCAATCA
It encodes:
- the LOC103638199 gene encoding 40S ribosomal protein S4-like, coding for MYLLMARSGLTRPTLLGSWMSFPSLRQTRTTGCFRLHPIRDEDAKFKLCNGRSVQFDIDNVVMVTGGRNTGRVGVIKNWEKHKGIFEVIDVLLGVFCMLCLVFSYLLYRKT